From Cellulomonas dongxiuzhuiae, the proteins below share one genomic window:
- a CDS encoding DUF4287 domain-containing protein — protein MSFQAYLDAVEEKTGLTPRQLLEQARERGFDASTKAGPILAWLADEYGLGRGHGMAVVHVLTKGPAISGKHVGTTGSHRDASDTLWLDGRATRPA, from the coding sequence ATGTCCTTCCAGGCCTATCTCGACGCCGTCGAGGAGAAGACCGGACTCACACCGCGCCAGCTGCTCGAGCAGGCCCGCGAGCGCGGTTTCGACGCGTCCACCAAGGCCGGCCCCATCCTCGCGTGGCTCGCCGACGAGTACGGGCTGGGCCGCGGCCACGGCATGGCCGTGGTGCACGTCCTCACCAAGGGCCCCGCGATCTCGGGCAAGCACGTCGGCACGACGGGGTCGCACCGCGACGCCTCGGACACGCTGTGGCTCGACGGGCGGGCGACGCGCCCGGCGTGA
- the recR gene encoding recombination mediator RecR has protein sequence MYEGAIQDLVDELGRLPGVGPKSAQRIAFHILAADPGDVRRLADALTEVKLRVQFCEICGNVAQEPQCRICRDPRRSLTTICVVEEAKDVVAIERTREFRGRYHVLGGAINPIGGVGPDDLRIAQLMTRLADGTVTEVILATDPNVEGEATATYLARLLVPMGLTVSRLASGLPVGGDLEYADEVTLGRAFEGRRRLSA, from the coding sequence GTGTACGAAGGCGCGATCCAGGACCTGGTCGACGAGCTCGGGCGGCTGCCCGGGGTCGGCCCCAAGAGCGCCCAGCGCATCGCGTTCCACATCCTGGCGGCGGACCCGGGCGACGTGCGCCGCCTCGCGGACGCCCTCACCGAGGTCAAGCTGCGCGTCCAGTTCTGCGAGATCTGCGGCAACGTCGCCCAGGAGCCGCAGTGCCGCATCTGCCGCGACCCGCGCCGGTCGCTGACGACGATCTGCGTCGTCGAGGAGGCGAAGGACGTCGTCGCGATCGAGCGGACGCGGGAGTTCCGCGGCCGGTACCACGTGCTCGGCGGCGCCATCAACCCGATCGGCGGCGTCGGGCCCGACGACCTGCGCATCGCCCAGCTCATGACGCGGCTGGCCGACGGCACGGTCACCGAGGTCATCCTCGCCACCGACCCGAACGTCGAGGGCGAGGCCACGGCCACCTACCTGGCACGCCTGCTCGTGCCGATGGGCCTGACGGTCAGCCGGCTCGCGTCCGGCCTGCCCGTGGGCGGCGACCTGGAGTACGCGGACGAGGTGACCCTCGGCCGCGCGTTCGAGGGCCGTCGTCGCCTGAGCGCATGA
- a CDS encoding DUF5063 domain-containing protein, with protein sequence MSTDDGRPTVDADLRDIADSVASEARGFLTTVTEVAAGSAPEASLPLLLLALSDLLAAGARLGATTDVVPPSRFEPDVGPDADLEPLRVNLSNLFDGIDEYVEVVDPLLGPEVEESTISGDLVAIVGALSQGLAHHDRGHVLEALWWWQFSYLSDWGERAASTLRAIQTILAHVRLDVEDDVAAEAEYDALQP encoded by the coding sequence ATGAGCACCGACGACGGGCGTCCGACGGTGGACGCGGACCTGCGGGACATCGCGGACTCGGTCGCGTCCGAGGCCCGCGGGTTCCTCACGACGGTCACGGAGGTCGCGGCCGGCTCCGCGCCGGAGGCATCGCTGCCGCTGCTGCTGCTCGCGCTGTCCGACCTGCTCGCGGCGGGTGCGCGCCTGGGTGCGACCACGGACGTCGTGCCGCCGTCGCGCTTCGAGCCCGACGTCGGCCCGGACGCCGACCTCGAGCCGCTGCGTGTCAACCTGTCGAACCTGTTCGACGGCATCGACGAGTACGTCGAGGTCGTCGACCCGCTGCTGGGTCCCGAGGTCGAGGAGTCGACGATCTCCGGCGACCTCGTCGCGATCGTCGGCGCGCTGTCCCAGGGGCTGGCGCACCACGACCGCGGGCACGTCCTCGAGGCGCTGTGGTGGTGGCAGTTCAGCTACCTGTCCGACTGGGGCGAGCGGGCTGCGAGCACGCTGCGCGCCATCCAGACGATCCTCGCGCACGTGCGCCTCGACGTGGAGGACGACGTCGCGGCCGAGGCGGAGTACGACGCGCTGCAGCCCTGA
- a CDS encoding amidohydrolase has protein sequence MPDARTPAPLSPIRTARGSVAIVGGYVVPVASAPLDGATVLVEDGVVTAVGTDVVVPDGVRVLDATGRWVLPGFVEAHAHMGVMEEAEGWAGDDTNEKTGPNGAALRAIDGINVEDEGFRDALVGGVTSAVVKPGSANPIGGRTVAIKTWGGRTVDEQVIRHDVSVKSALGENPKRVYGDQKKLPSTRLGVAAVIRAAFVEAQGYAARRDAAAAKGEPFERDLAKETLAAVLAGDLAWDQHTHRADDIATALRLAEEFGYRLVVNHGTDGAAVADVLAERDVPVIFGPLFTSRTKVELRDRAIANLGVLARAGVRVAITTDHPVVPINFLVHQASLAVKEGLDRDTALRALTVNPAAFMGLDERVGALTPGLDGDVVVWSGDPLDVTARAEHVFVTGTEVYTWDPTARGGLGEGRVRERADRFTL, from the coding sequence ATGCCCGACGCACGCACCCCCGCCCCTCTGTCGCCCATCCGCACCGCCCGGGGGTCCGTCGCGATCGTCGGCGGGTACGTCGTCCCGGTGGCGTCGGCGCCGCTGGACGGGGCGACGGTGCTGGTCGAGGACGGTGTCGTGACGGCCGTCGGCACGGACGTCGTCGTGCCGGACGGCGTGCGGGTCCTCGACGCGACGGGGCGCTGGGTGCTGCCCGGGTTCGTCGAGGCGCACGCGCACATGGGCGTCATGGAGGAGGCCGAGGGCTGGGCCGGTGACGACACCAACGAGAAGACCGGACCCAACGGTGCGGCGCTGCGCGCGATCGACGGCATCAACGTCGAGGACGAGGGGTTCCGCGACGCCCTCGTCGGCGGCGTGACGTCGGCCGTGGTCAAGCCGGGGTCGGCCAACCCGATCGGCGGGCGGACCGTGGCGATCAAGACGTGGGGCGGGCGGACGGTCGACGAGCAGGTCATCCGGCACGACGTGTCCGTGAAGTCGGCGCTGGGCGAGAACCCCAAGCGCGTGTACGGCGACCAGAAGAAGCTGCCGTCGACGCGCCTGGGCGTGGCCGCCGTCATCCGTGCGGCGTTCGTCGAGGCGCAGGGCTACGCGGCGCGCCGGGACGCCGCCGCCGCCAAGGGCGAGCCGTTCGAGCGGGACCTCGCCAAGGAGACGCTCGCCGCCGTACTGGCGGGCGACCTCGCGTGGGACCAGCACACGCACCGCGCCGACGACATCGCGACCGCGCTGCGCCTCGCCGAGGAGTTCGGGTACCGGCTCGTCGTCAACCACGGCACGGACGGCGCCGCGGTCGCGGACGTGCTCGCCGAGCGCGACGTGCCCGTCATCTTCGGCCCGCTGTTCACATCACGGACGAAGGTCGAGCTGCGCGACCGCGCGATCGCGAACCTCGGGGTCCTGGCGCGCGCGGGGGTGCGGGTCGCGATCACGACGGACCACCCGGTGGTGCCGATCAACTTCCTCGTCCACCAGGCGTCGCTCGCCGTCAAGGAGGGCCTGGACCGCGACACCGCGCTGCGGGCGCTGACGGTGAACCCGGCCGCGTTCATGGGCCTCGACGAGCGGGTCGGTGCCCTGACGCCCGGTCTCGACGGCGACGTCGTGGTCTGGTCCGGCGACCCGCTCGACGTCACCGCCCGGGCCGAGCACGTCTTCGTCACCGGCACCGAGGTGTACACGTGGGACCCGACCGCCCGCGGCGGCCTGGGCGAGGGCCGCGTCCGCGAGCGCGCGGATCGCTTCACGCTCTGA
- a CDS encoding DNA polymerase III subunit gamma and tau — MTTALYRRYRPESFAEVIGQDHVTAPLRQALRSGQANHAYLFSGPRGCGKTTSARILARCLNCAEGPTDTPCGVCPSCVELARGGSGSLDVVEIDAASHGGVDDARELRERATFAPARDRYKVFILDEAHMVSPQGFNALLKIVEEPPPHVKFIFATTEPDKVIGTIRSRTHHYPFRLVPPDVLVPYLEQLCATEGVPVGPGVLPLVVRSGGGSVRDTLSVLDQLIAGSGDEGLVYEGAVALLGYTHSSLLDDLVDAIAARDGASAFRVVERVVATGHEPRRFVEDLLERLRDLIVLSASGDAADAVLRDVPTDQLDRMRRQSTHLGASELSRSADLANAALTEMVGATSPRLHLELLMARLLLPSVDDSRTGLGARIDRLERGFAAGGGAAPAAPAAPAAPAAPAARDHAAPVAAPARSARASEPADARVAPGTTGTPSTAEVRASSTAPAATGAQGRPAPDAGAGRDTGSRGDAPRVDSPAPAVAATVSQPAAPAPAASPPAAPTAPAASQPAAPAASQRPAASAAPPVAPPVAPPAAPPVAPPAAPPVAPPAAPAPGAVAAAADTEMLRRRWPDVLTTLRRLRLPSWALVNQHAQVLELDATTLRLGFAQPGLVTTFRNSNHADVVARALSETLGVTARVEAVLDEPGGAVGHASAPASDAPQTSHAPGTMSRERAAASWDEPAPAAPRDEPRPAAGDRGPGRRGDGTTPDGGRPAGGPTADGHATTGHATTGHGSAEQGTAGRGGDRGASAAAPGGEAAPRPVPPWEPEPGDGPTTSGASGAAQRETAAGSGHGAPAVVVHPDDDIPPGDEPDDPWRDGPPSARRPGSGPSGPGAGQGPRGSAAPAAGTAARPAATARPGGTARERGVAAARAAAAESRGRAAEPDEPSPDDPTIGQSGLLGVPLVAQVLGGRVIDEQIDV, encoded by the coding sequence GTGACGACCGCGCTGTACCGCCGCTACCGGCCCGAGTCCTTCGCCGAGGTGATCGGGCAGGACCACGTGACCGCGCCCCTGCGGCAGGCGCTGCGCTCCGGGCAGGCCAACCACGCCTACCTGTTCTCCGGTCCGCGCGGCTGCGGCAAGACGACGAGCGCGCGCATCCTCGCGCGCTGCCTCAACTGCGCCGAGGGGCCGACCGACACCCCGTGCGGCGTGTGCCCGTCGTGCGTCGAGCTCGCGCGCGGCGGCAGCGGGTCGCTCGACGTCGTGGAGATCGACGCGGCCAGCCACGGCGGTGTGGACGACGCGCGTGAGCTGCGCGAGCGCGCGACGTTCGCCCCCGCGCGCGACCGGTACAAGGTCTTCATCCTCGACGAGGCGCACATGGTCTCGCCGCAGGGCTTCAACGCGCTGCTCAAGATCGTCGAGGAGCCGCCGCCGCACGTGAAGTTCATCTTCGCGACCACGGAGCCCGACAAGGTCATCGGGACCATCCGCTCGCGCACCCACCACTACCCGTTCCGGCTCGTCCCGCCCGACGTGCTCGTGCCCTACCTGGAGCAGCTGTGCGCCACCGAGGGCGTGCCCGTCGGCCCCGGTGTGCTGCCGCTCGTCGTGCGCTCGGGGGGCGGGTCCGTCCGCGACACGCTGTCGGTCCTCGACCAGCTCATCGCCGGCTCCGGCGACGAAGGGCTGGTCTACGAGGGTGCGGTCGCGCTGCTCGGCTACACCCACAGCTCGCTGCTCGACGACCTCGTCGACGCGATCGCGGCGCGCGACGGCGCGTCGGCCTTCCGCGTGGTCGAGAGGGTCGTCGCGACGGGCCACGAGCCGCGGCGCTTCGTCGAGGACCTGCTCGAGCGGCTGCGCGACCTCATCGTCCTGTCGGCGTCGGGCGACGCGGCGGACGCGGTCCTGCGCGACGTGCCGACGGACCAGCTCGACCGGATGCGGCGGCAGTCCACGCACCTCGGCGCGTCGGAGCTGTCCCGGTCGGCCGACCTCGCCAACGCCGCCCTCACCGAGATGGTCGGCGCGACGTCGCCCCGGCTGCACCTCGAGCTGCTCATGGCGCGCCTGCTGCTGCCGAGCGTCGACGACTCCCGCACCGGGCTCGGCGCCCGGATCGACCGCCTCGAGCGCGGGTTCGCCGCGGGCGGCGGCGCCGCACCGGCCGCACCGGCCGCACCGGCGGCGCCGGCGGCGCCGGCGGCGCGCGACCACGCGGCACCGGTCGCAGCCCCCGCGCGGTCCGCACGTGCATCCGAGCCCGCGGACGCACGGGTCGCGCCGGGGACGACCGGCACGCCCAGCACCGCGGAGGTCCGCGCGTCGTCGACGGCACCGGCCGCGACCGGTGCGCAGGGACGTCCGGCGCCCGACGCCGGCGCCGGGCGCGACACCGGGTCGCGGGGGGACGCGCCGCGGGTCGACTCCCCGGCACCGGCCGTCGCGGCGACGGTGTCGCAGCCTGCAGCGCCCGCACCGGCCGCGTCGCCCCCTGCCGCGCCGACCGCACCGGCCGCCTCGCAGCCCGCGGCACCGGCTGCCTCGCAGCGTCCCGCGGCGTCCGCCGCCCCACCCGTCGCGCCGCCGGTCGCTCCGCCCGCCGCGCCGCCGGTCGCTCCGCCCGCCGCGCCGCCGGTCGCTCCGCCCGCCGCGCCGGCGCCGGGCGCGGTCGCCGCGGCCGCGGACACCGAGATGCTGCGGCGTCGCTGGCCCGACGTGCTCACCACGCTGCGGCGGCTGCGGCTGCCCTCGTGGGCGCTCGTCAACCAGCACGCGCAGGTCCTCGAGCTCGACGCCACGACCCTGCGCCTGGGCTTCGCGCAGCCGGGCCTCGTGACGACCTTCCGCAACAGCAACCACGCCGACGTCGTCGCACGCGCGCTGTCCGAGACGCTCGGGGTGACGGCACGCGTCGAGGCCGTGCTCGACGAGCCCGGCGGCGCGGTCGGGCACGCGTCGGCACCGGCGTCCGACGCGCCGCAGACGTCGCACGCCCCCGGGACCATGTCGCGCGAGCGCGCCGCGGCCTCCTGGGACGAGCCGGCGCCCGCCGCGCCGCGCGACGAGCCGAGGCCCGCTGCCGGTGACCGTGGTCCCGGACGCCGCGGCGACGGCACGACCCCGGACGGCGGACGTCCGGCCGGGGGACCCACCGCCGACGGGCACGCGACGACCGGGCACGCGACGACCGGGCACGGGAGCGCCGAGCAGGGGACCGCAGGACGAGGCGGTGACCGCGGGGCGTCCGCCGCGGCACCCGGCGGCGAGGCCGCGCCGCGGCCCGTCCCGCCGTGGGAGCCCGAGCCGGGCGACGGCCCGACGACGTCGGGTGCGTCCGGTGCCGCGCAGCGGGAGACCGCAGCCGGCTCCGGTCACGGCGCGCCGGCGGTCGTCGTCCACCCCGACGACGACATCCCGCCCGGCGACGAGCCGGACGACCCGTGGCGCGACGGACCGCCGTCCGCACGCCGGCCGGGCTCCGGGCCGTCGGGTCCGGGTGCCGGTCAGGGCCCGCGAGGCTCGGCCGCTCCCGCGGCCGGGACCGCCGCGCGTCCTGCCGCCACGGCCCGTCCCGGCGGCACGGCCCGCGAGCGCGGTGTCGCAGCCGCCCGCGCGGCGGCCGCCGAGTCGCGCGGCCGCGCCGCCGAGCCCGACGAGCCGTCGCCCGACGACCCGACGATCGGGCAGTCCGGTCTCCTGGGTGTCCCGCTGGTGGCGCAGGTGCTCGGTGGGCGCGTCATCGACGAGCAGATCGACGTCTGA
- a CDS encoding DUF4395 domain-containing protein: MSAPLTPRVTGIDPRGPRVGAALTAVLLVVVLLLGDSRLATALLALVAASFARGASGGVGATWQAWLFERLVRPRLAPPAALEDPRPPRFAQLVGLVITALGLVLGLLGVTWAVPGAAAVALVAAFLNAVFGLCLGCELYLLGLRVRTRGARPGV, from the coding sequence ATGTCCGCACCCCTGACGCCCCGCGTCACCGGCATCGACCCGCGCGGTCCGCGCGTCGGCGCCGCGCTCACCGCCGTCCTGCTCGTCGTCGTCCTGCTGCTCGGCGACAGCCGGCTCGCCACGGCGCTGCTCGCCCTCGTCGCCGCGAGCTTCGCGCGCGGAGCGTCGGGCGGCGTCGGCGCGACGTGGCAGGCGTGGCTGTTCGAGCGCCTCGTCCGCCCGCGCCTCGCACCGCCGGCCGCCCTGGAGGACCCCCGCCCGCCGCGCTTCGCCCAGCTCGTCGGCCTCGTCATCACCGCGCTGGGCCTGGTCCTGGGCCTGCTGGGCGTGACCTGGGCCGTCCCCGGCGCGGCCGCGGTCGCGCTCGTCGCGGCCTTCCTCAACGCGGTGTTCGGCCTGTGCCTGGGCTGCGAGCTCTACCTCCTGGGCCTGCGCGTGCGCACCCGCGGGGCCCGACCCGGCGTCTGA
- a CDS encoding thioredoxin family protein, translating to MRGALLVLVVLALATVLGLAWRGRNGRFRPTGAPRAGAAPVPGPRSAAASVDTGRDVVTARDLGVALGERATFVQLSSEVCAACRATSTVLAGVAADEPGVVHVELDVAEHLELVRRFGVMRTPTTLVVGHDGALVGRMSGATDRRQALAALASCGTPETCPGIPAV from the coding sequence ATGAGGGGAGCCCTGCTCGTCCTCGTCGTCCTCGCGCTCGCGACCGTGCTCGGCCTCGCGTGGCGCGGGCGCAACGGCCGCTTCCGCCCTACGGGCGCGCCGCGCGCAGGCGCCGCGCCCGTCCCAGGGCCGCGCTCCGCGGCCGCCTCCGTCGACACCGGCCGGGACGTCGTCACGGCCCGCGACCTGGGCGTCGCGCTGGGCGAGCGCGCGACGTTCGTGCAGCTCTCGAGCGAGGTCTGCGCCGCGTGCCGCGCCACGAGCACCGTGCTCGCGGGCGTCGCCGCCGACGAGCCGGGCGTCGTCCACGTCGAGCTCGACGTGGCGGAGCACCTCGAGCTCGTGCGCCGGTTCGGCGTCATGCGCACCCCCACGACCCTCGTCGTGGGGCACGACGGCGCGCTGGTCGGGCGCATGTCCGGCGCGACCGACCGCCGTCAGGCGCTCGCCGCGCTCGCGTCGTGCGGCACGCCCGAGACCTGTCCGGGCATCCCCGCGGTCTGA
- a CDS encoding ABC transporter ATP-binding protein, which translates to MPPDASPEQPGGPAPAPDAPTPPGTTGAALAARAHGIEVTGLRRAFGTVKALDGADLVARAGAVTALVGPNGSGKTTLLLVLAGLLVPDSGQVRIAGHDPVTDNAGARARTGWMPDAFGTWDSLTAREVLATFADAYRVDRATAAARVDELLATVHLDEYADQPAAVLSRGQKQRLGLARALVHDPQVLLLDEPASGLDPRSRVDLRILLRRLADEGRTVLVSSHVLSELDEMADDAVFLSRGRTVVGMSGAQVAGGRRTWHVRSLSLAALTSWLDSTGTAYRPDGAARVTAGDPAPAGGVLVDVEGEAGAAALLRDAVAAGVPVVSSAPAAGALEQAYLALEEERR; encoded by the coding sequence ATGCCACCCGACGCCAGCCCCGAGCAGCCCGGCGGCCCCGCACCCGCCCCCGACGCCCCGACGCCACCCGGCACCACGGGTGCGGCCCTCGCCGCCCGGGCGCACGGCATCGAGGTCACCGGCCTGCGCCGCGCGTTCGGGACCGTCAAGGCCCTCGACGGCGCGGACCTGGTCGCCCGCGCCGGTGCCGTGACCGCGCTCGTCGGGCCGAACGGCTCGGGCAAGACGACGCTGCTGCTCGTCCTCGCAGGGTTGCTCGTGCCCGACTCCGGGCAGGTGCGCATCGCCGGTCACGACCCCGTCACCGACAACGCCGGCGCCCGGGCCCGCACCGGCTGGATGCCCGACGCGTTCGGCACCTGGGACTCCCTGACGGCCCGCGAGGTCCTCGCGACCTTCGCCGACGCGTACCGCGTCGACCGCGCGACGGCCGCGGCCCGCGTCGACGAGCTCCTGGCGACCGTGCACCTGGACGAGTACGCCGACCAGCCCGCCGCCGTCCTGTCCCGCGGGCAGAAGCAGCGCCTCGGGCTGGCGCGGGCGCTCGTGCACGACCCGCAGGTGCTGCTGCTCGACGAGCCCGCGAGCGGCCTCGACCCGCGCTCGCGCGTCGACCTGCGGATCCTGCTGCGCCGGCTGGCCGACGAGGGCCGTACGGTCCTCGTGTCGTCGCACGTGCTGTCCGAGCTGGACGAGATGGCCGACGACGCCGTGTTCCTCTCGCGGGGACGCACCGTCGTCGGCATGTCGGGGGCGCAGGTCGCCGGCGGACGGCGGACGTGGCACGTGCGGTCGCTCTCGCTCGCGGCCCTGACGTCCTGGCTGGACTCGACCGGCACCGCCTACCGACCCGACGGTGCCGCGCGCGTCACCGCCGGCGACCCCGCCCCTGCGGGCGGCGTGCTCGTCGACGTCGAGGGCGAGGCGGGCGCAGCCGCGCTGCTGCGCGACGCCGTCGCCGCCGGCGTCCCCGTCGTCTCGTCGGCACCCGCCGCCGGTGCGCTCGAGCAGGCGTACCTCGCACTGGAGGAGGAGCGACGATGA
- a CDS encoding LmeA family phospholipid-binding protein, translating into MERRRLVDGLVGAGVAVLVMVAVVVVAAFALTRPASSKEPAAGPTTQADPAGGAPPDDLAAGDLWLGGLTLDADTLATPDGTLHDVEVTGEDVRTGASGLVAGALTVDATVPFALVAAQIGPDVRVGPVPGSPDEAAVHRTFEGLGRVLDVEATGTVTVRAGRLVIEPRTIDIGGPGFLADLFGALARELVTIEQEIEGMPDGLVLRDVTVQGDGFRAALRGTDVRIEP; encoded by the coding sequence ATGGAACGACGGCGGCTGGTGGACGGGTTGGTCGGCGCGGGTGTCGCCGTGCTGGTGATGGTGGCGGTGGTCGTCGTCGCGGCGTTCGCGCTGACCCGGCCTGCGTCGTCGAAGGAGCCTGCAGCGGGGCCGACGACGCAGGCCGACCCCGCGGGCGGAGCGCCGCCCGACGACCTTGCCGCGGGCGACCTGTGGCTGGGCGGGCTCACGCTCGACGCGGACACCCTGGCGACGCCCGACGGCACGCTGCACGACGTCGAGGTGACGGGCGAGGACGTGCGGACGGGGGCGTCCGGCCTGGTCGCGGGCGCGCTCACGGTCGACGCCACCGTGCCGTTCGCGCTCGTCGCCGCGCAGATCGGCCCCGACGTGCGCGTCGGACCCGTCCCGGGCAGCCCCGACGAGGCGGCGGTGCACCGCACGTTCGAGGGCCTCGGCCGCGTGCTCGACGTCGAGGCGACCGGGACGGTCACGGTGCGCGCGGGCCGTCTCGTCATCGAGCCCCGCACCATCGACATCGGCGGGCCGGGCTTCCTCGCCGACCTGTTCGGGGCGCTCGCGCGCGAGCTCGTGACGATCGAGCAGGAGATCGAGGGCATGCCGGACGGGCTCGTCCTGCGGGACGTCACCGTGCAGGGTGACGGGTTCCGCGCGGCGCTGCGGGGGACCGACGTGCGCATCGAGCCGTGA
- a CDS encoding ABC transporter permease, whose protein sequence is MTATTSTTPAPAAGPSPRTTPAVGTWTLTWHGVRTVAALELRQRVRSSRWKTALVVWFVVVGAITLLAGGVLTLFSESATTTDEAGAVLFAVVTGLVLGLGLLVTPTLTSTAVNGDRAAGTLATLQVTLLSPTEIAAGKLLAAWLSACAFLVVSLPFFAIALAMGGVPVATLPRVVVLIALLLAAVCGMGLGWSTLAARPAGSTVLTFVTVAALTVFTPIFFGLTYPFLSTTQEVQVYGPPDSYWEDLQDGTGSAAADPVCELSVQERSVARTEWTWWLLAVNPFVVVADGAVPGSAAVDEQSIAGIVVTGTLTVRDLRLGQPVPVDECWSAQDPGVPARDGAGPVWPLGLAVNLMLGATGFVVAVRRLRTPQRTLPRGTRVA, encoded by the coding sequence ATGACCGCGACCACGAGCACCACCCCGGCCCCGGCGGCCGGTCCGTCCCCGCGCACGACCCCGGCCGTCGGCACCTGGACGCTGACCTGGCACGGCGTGCGCACCGTGGCCGCGCTCGAGCTGCGGCAGCGCGTGCGCTCGTCGCGGTGGAAGACCGCGCTGGTCGTGTGGTTCGTCGTCGTCGGCGCGATCACGCTCCTGGCCGGTGGCGTCCTGACGCTGTTCAGCGAGTCCGCCACCACCACCGACGAGGCCGGCGCCGTGCTGTTCGCCGTCGTCACGGGGCTCGTGCTGGGCCTGGGCCTGCTCGTGACGCCGACCCTGACCTCGACCGCCGTCAACGGCGACCGGGCCGCGGGGACGCTCGCGACGCTGCAGGTCACCCTCCTGTCACCGACGGAGATCGCGGCCGGCAAGCTGCTCGCCGCGTGGCTCAGCGCGTGCGCGTTCCTCGTCGTGAGCCTGCCGTTCTTCGCCATCGCCCTGGCCATGGGCGGCGTGCCCGTCGCGACGCTGCCGCGGGTCGTGGTGCTCATCGCGCTGCTGCTGGCGGCCGTGTGCGGCATGGGCCTCGGCTGGTCGACGCTCGCCGCCCGCCCGGCCGGGTCGACCGTCCTGACCTTCGTCACCGTCGCGGCGCTCACGGTGTTCACGCCCATCTTCTTCGGCCTGACCTACCCGTTCCTCAGCACCACGCAGGAGGTGCAGGTCTACGGCCCGCCGGACTCCTACTGGGAGGACCTGCAGGACGGGACGGGGAGCGCGGCCGCCGACCCCGTCTGCGAGCTGTCGGTGCAGGAGCGGTCCGTGGCCCGCACCGAGTGGACGTGGTGGCTGCTGGCCGTCAACCCGTTCGTGGTCGTCGCCGACGGCGCCGTGCCCGGGTCCGCCGCCGTCGACGAGCAGTCGATCGCGGGGATCGTCGTCACCGGTACGCTGACCGTGCGCGACCTGCGACTCGGGCAGCCGGTCCCCGTCGACGAGTGCTGGAGCGCGCAGGACCCGGGCGTGCCCGCGCGGGACGGCGCGGGGCCCGTGTGGCCGCTGGGGCTGGCGGTGAACCTGATGCTCGGGGCCACCGGGTTCGTCGTCGCCGTCCGTCGCCTGCGCACCCCGCAGCGCACCCTGCCACGCGGCACCCGCGTGGCCTGA
- a CDS encoding AAA family ATPase, producing MVARTGPWSTLPVRRVQARTGVSGLDTERGGDWHLTVPAVRQVLEQGWDLGPVTVLVGDNGAGKSTLVEGIATAFGMAAEGGSTGSMHRTRPTESGFAHDVQLVRGAGAPRRGFFLRAETMHGFYTYLDEHPGNDPVFHEMSHGESFLELIGSRMMRPGLYVLDEPESALSFTGSLALLRHLHDLVQHDSQVILSTHSPLLAALPGATVYEVGEWGLRECAWEDLDLVVGWRGFLDAPERYLRHVLTD from the coding sequence ATGGTGGCGCGCACAGGTCCGTGGAGCACGCTGCCCGTGCGCCGGGTGCAGGCGCGGACGGGGGTGTCGGGGCTCGACACGGAGCGCGGCGGGGACTGGCACCTGACCGTCCCCGCAGTGCGTCAGGTGCTCGAGCAGGGCTGGGACCTGGGCCCGGTGACCGTGCTGGTGGGGGACAACGGGGCCGGCAAGTCGACGCTGGTCGAGGGCATCGCCACCGCGTTCGGCATGGCGGCCGAGGGCGGGTCGACCGGGTCGATGCACCGCACGCGGCCCACCGAGTCGGGGTTCGCGCACGACGTCCAGCTGGTGCGGGGCGCCGGTGCCCCGCGACGCGGGTTCTTCCTGCGGGCCGAGACGATGCACGGCTTCTACACGTACCTCGACGAGCACCCCGGCAACGACCCGGTGTTCCACGAGATGTCCCACGGGGAGTCGTTCCTCGAGCTCATCGGCTCGCGGATGATGCGCCCCGGCCTGTACGTGCTCGACGAGCCCGAGTCCGCGCTGTCGTTCACCGGCAGCCTCGCGCTGCTGCGCCACCTGCACGACCTCGTCCAGCACGACTCGCAGGTGATCCTCTCGACGCACTCGCCCCTGCTCGCGGCGCTGCCCGGCGCGACGGTCTACGAGGTCGGGGAGTGGGGCCTGCGCGAGTGCGCGTGGGAGGACCTGGACCTCGTCGTCGGCTGGCGCGGCTTCCTCGACGCCCCGGAGCGCTACCTGCGCCACGTCCTGACGGACTGA